Proteins encoded together in one Anoxybacillus flavithermus window:
- a CDS encoding helicase-related protein: protein MSVKKPTNILEKLQARLSHRFAILEEDIFHLIKEELVSLEITPEPFRTVKDVWDDIDLYCFDENLFNRCEEKIQTFLYDLLADCVRELGVDEVRTYLITQGWSNEVEEMDMEDLIYGVNELLDWEIEEITLDLLEHFGQYELSFLYRKEYPFQQLCKQIEKPVDLHFLNNALSSWLFARKEQIKKQIQEEYGEMLLDDSLKITAFSSEKLVQAFFGVVDEEHLAQIVKYVETELTNEIKTRFQAFLAIRQTSIWKVCESIIDQHVGIWLHEVKKEAKALYDEWEELCRLLENSCSKEMIIILDKMRHYPTFIKEVDKKRRTKEEYEAILSKIAYTYVQLLNEKYQCSIEWNPQKMNRWLSTWFTSMEEFERSFLHSKEFNRHLKAISKQIFDHPLSLSASSVHKKYVVHVGPTNSGKTYDSMQRLLQAKTGMYLAPLRLLALEKFEEMCSHGIACALITGEERKNVHGSTHISATVESVNVNEEFEVVVIDECQLLADETRGAAWVKAIIGAKAKEIHLVVAPHAVGLLQTLLTYHQFDFEVIEHKRTTPLIWEEKDFSFPNDLQKGDALIVFSKKNVLHVAASLVKRGYNVSVLYGSMPPETRRKQVRQFRKGLTDILIATDAIGMGMNLPIRRVIFMESKKFDGKAVRTLKAEEVQQIAGRAGRKGIYEEGFVCAMVNRKKIKKLLEAPVAPIEYSFLPISIESLKKFPYESFDLFKRAWSFYQNELKETPYRVREISEWERKMFVLEKALKKMKIELPLWKKLSFCFVPFSIEETKITDCWLTMIREYLTEGKVSLPPILTSVDAIDELENGYKQLMLFTSFAYSQSLSFNEEEVFELKEKISEKIFEVLSKHLIRYMKKCKICNQELPWDFPYPHCHHCHEYMYVEMSF, encoded by the coding sequence ATGTCCGTAAAGAAGCCAACAAATATACTAGAGAAATTACAAGCGCGATTAAGTCATCGGTTTGCGATTTTGGAAGAAGACATCTTTCATCTTATAAAAGAAGAATTGGTGTCGTTAGAAATTACGCCCGAACCTTTTCGTACAGTAAAGGACGTTTGGGACGATATAGATCTGTATTGTTTCGATGAAAATTTATTCAATCGATGCGAAGAGAAAATACAAACGTTTCTTTATGACCTACTTGCTGATTGTGTGAGGGAATTAGGAGTGGACGAAGTACGTACGTATCTCATCACCCAAGGGTGGTCAAATGAGGTAGAAGAAATGGACATGGAAGACCTTATTTATGGGGTAAATGAGCTATTAGACTGGGAAATTGAAGAAATCACATTGGATTTGCTTGAGCATTTTGGCCAGTATGAATTGTCATTTCTCTATCGCAAAGAATATCCGTTTCAACAGTTATGTAAACAAATAGAAAAACCAGTGGATTTGCATTTTTTGAACAATGCTCTATCTTCTTGGTTATTTGCAAGAAAGGAACAGATAAAAAAACAAATTCAAGAGGAGTACGGGGAAATGCTGTTAGATGATTCATTAAAGATAACAGCTTTTTCGAGCGAGAAGCTAGTACAAGCCTTTTTTGGTGTGGTGGATGAAGAACACCTAGCACAAATAGTTAAATACGTAGAAACAGAATTGACGAACGAAATAAAAACTCGCTTCCAAGCCTTTCTTGCCATTCGTCAAACATCTATATGGAAAGTTTGTGAATCCATTATTGATCAACACGTAGGCATATGGCTCCATGAAGTAAAAAAAGAAGCAAAAGCCCTGTACGATGAATGGGAGGAGCTCTGTCGCTTGCTCGAGAATAGTTGTTCTAAAGAGATGATAATAATTCTTGATAAAATGCGGCACTATCCGACTTTTATAAAAGAAGTGGATAAAAAACGAAGAACGAAAGAGGAATACGAAGCGATTTTATCTAAAATTGCGTATACGTATGTACAGTTGCTAAACGAAAAATATCAATGTTCAATAGAATGGAATCCACAGAAAATGAACCGCTGGTTGAGTACGTGGTTTACATCAATGGAGGAATTTGAACGCTCGTTTCTTCATTCTAAAGAGTTTAACCGCCACTTAAAGGCGATAAGCAAGCAAATTTTTGACCACCCTTTATCACTTTCCGCTTCATCGGTTCACAAAAAATATGTCGTTCATGTCGGTCCGACTAATTCTGGAAAGACATATGATTCGATGCAACGGTTGCTTCAAGCGAAAACAGGGATGTATTTAGCCCCATTGAGATTGCTTGCGTTAGAAAAGTTTGAAGAGATGTGTTCCCACGGTATTGCATGTGCCTTAATAACAGGGGAAGAAAGAAAAAATGTACATGGCAGTACACATATAAGCGCAACGGTCGAGTCGGTGAATGTCAACGAGGAATTTGAAGTTGTCGTTATTGATGAATGTCAATTATTAGCGGATGAAACGAGGGGGGCTGCTTGGGTCAAAGCGATTATCGGGGCGAAAGCGAAAGAAATTCATTTGGTTGTTGCACCGCATGCTGTTGGCTTGCTTCAAACACTGCTAACTTACCATCAGTTTGATTTTGAAGTAATCGAACACAAACGTACCACTCCACTCATTTGGGAAGAAAAGGATTTTTCTTTTCCAAATGACTTGCAAAAAGGAGATGCACTTATTGTTTTTTCAAAAAAGAACGTTCTCCATGTTGCCGCTTCACTCGTAAAACGAGGATATAACGTCTCGGTTTTGTACGGAAGCATGCCTCCTGAAACAAGAAGAAAACAAGTCAGGCAATTTCGGAAAGGGTTAACCGATATATTAATAGCAACCGATGCTATCGGCATGGGAATGAATCTTCCTATTCGAAGAGTCATCTTTATGGAAAGTAAAAAGTTTGATGGGAAAGCCGTTCGAACGTTAAAAGCAGAAGAAGTACAGCAAATCGCAGGACGAGCAGGAAGAAAAGGAATATATGAAGAAGGGTTCGTCTGCGCTATGGTAAATCGAAAAAAAATAAAAAAGTTGTTAGAGGCGCCGGTAGCTCCTATTGAATATAGTTTTCTCCCTATATCAATCGAATCACTAAAAAAATTTCCTTACGAATCATTCGATTTATTCAAACGGGCATGGAGCTTTTATCAAAACGAATTAAAAGAAACGCCTTATCGTGTTCGTGAAATAAGCGAATGGGAAAGAAAAATGTTCGTTTTAGAGAAAGCATTGAAAAAGATGAAGATCGAACTTCCTCTTTGGAAGAAATTATCTTTCTGTTTCGTTCCGTTTTCAATCGAAGAAACGAAGATAACAGATTGTTGGCTAACGATGATTAGAGAATATTTAACGGAAGGGAAGGTATCTCTGCCGCCTATCCTTACGTCGGTCGATGCAATTGATGAATTGGAGAACGGCTATAAACAGCTTATGTTATTTACGTCATTTGCTTATTCTCAATCGTTGTCTTTTAACGAAGAAGAGGTTTTTGAACTAAAAGAAAAAATTTCTGAAAAAATATTTGAAGTACTATCTAAACATTTGATACGCTATATGAAAAAATGTAAAATTTGCAATCAGGAATTGCCTTGGGATTTTCCATATCCACATTGCCATCATTGTCATGAATATATGTATGTGGAGATGTCTTTTTAA
- the merR gene encoding Hg(II)-responsive transcriptional regulator, whose translation MYRISELAKRCGVNKETIRYYEKRQLLPLPMRTEAGYRLYSDADAKRVQFIKRLQQLGFSLTEIHQLLGIVDQDKERCANMYVFVSKKVEEVQKQIKDLQRVVHVLQDLQKRCPDEKALYECPMIEMLIEEEFST comes from the coding sequence ATGTATCGGATTAGCGAACTAGCCAAACGGTGTGGCGTGAATAAAGAAACGATCCGCTATTATGAAAAGCGACAGCTACTTCCACTCCCTATGCGAACAGAAGCGGGGTATCGTTTATATTCAGATGCAGATGCAAAGCGCGTCCAATTCATTAAACGTCTGCAACAACTCGGATTTTCTTTAACGGAAATTCATCAGCTACTTGGCATTGTCGATCAAGATAAGGAAAGATGCGCGAATATGTATGTGTTTGTATCGAAAAAAGTGGAAGAAGTGCAAAAGCAAATCAAAGACTTGCAGCGAGTAGTACATGTGCTACAAGACTTGCAGAAGCGGTGCCCGGACGAAAAAGCGTTATACGAGTGCCCGATGATTGAAATGCTAATTGAGGAGGAATTTTCAACATGA
- a CDS encoding Tn3 family transposase has product MASRGKELLTTDQRAEFVRIPADMTERELETYYTFSQYDIEIIKRHRRDHNRLGFAVQLCVLRYPGWSLTDVEPIPDYIIQYIAKQINANPDSFSLYAQRDPTKHEHMEEIRQVYGYQNFSLSTYRELAQYLLKHALQNGNSMYLLRTVQEELRNRKIILPGVTTIERLVWETRRRAEEKIFKTLTATLSVWQKHKLDQLIDPFVDSRKTPLAWLRELPGQSSPDAFLKVIERLEYIRELKLPLNMNEVHPNRLLQLSRIGARYEPHSFRRFKENKKYAILIAYLVTLSQDLIDQAIEIHDRQMMILQSKGRKTQEEMQRENGKAVNEKVVHFADIGAALTQARDEGLDPFSTIEKVMPWDKIVASVEEAKKLARPMDYDYLDLLENRFTYLRKYTPALLKSLEFRSTKAAEPLLRALKTLNEMNKSGKRKVPDGAPLDFVPKRWEKHVYDEEGIINRHYYEMAALTELKNHIRSGDVSVVGSRLHKDFEDYLVPKDEWTTTNLKETRLAVRSSAEEYLEERRKALAERFTWISNNLDSLEGVNIEKAKLRVDRLEKNTPEDARTFSLSLYNMLPRIKLTDLSMEVAHWTGFDEMLIHASTNRPPKGEEKVILMAALMAMGTNIGLTKMADATPGITYHQMANAAQWRLYDDAINRAQETLVNFQHKLALASYWGDGTTSSSDGMRVQVGVSSLHAEANPHYGTGKGATIYRFTSDQFSSFYTKVINTNARDAVHVIDGLLHHETELNIEEHYTDTAGYTDQVFGLSHLLGFRFAPRLRDLADAKLYTIQKPSDFPDLEKLLRGRINTKIIQKNFDDVLRLAHSIREGKVSGSLIMGKLGSYARQNKLATALREMGRIEKTIFILDYISNEALRRRIQRGLNKGEAMNGLARALFFGKRGELRERGLQDQLQRASALNIIINAISVWNTVYLTEAINLLKEKGDLREDLLKHISPLGWEHINFLGEYTFDMKKIASLNSLRPLIQ; this is encoded by the coding sequence ATGGCATCAAGAGGAAAGGAACTGCTTACAACTGATCAAAGAGCAGAATTTGTAAGAATTCCGGCTGATATGACCGAACGGGAACTAGAAACCTACTATACTTTTTCTCAATATGACATAGAGATTATTAAAAGGCATAGAAGAGATCATAATCGTTTGGGATTTGCTGTCCAATTATGTGTACTGCGCTATCCCGGATGGTCTCTCACAGACGTTGAACCTATACCAGATTATATAATCCAATATATAGCTAAACAAATCAATGCTAATCCTGATTCTTTCTCTTTATATGCCCAACGTGACCCAACCAAGCATGAACATATGGAAGAAATTCGACAGGTATATGGATATCAGAATTTTTCTTTAAGTACATATCGGGAATTAGCTCAGTATCTTTTGAAACATGCTCTTCAAAATGGAAATTCCATGTATCTGCTTCGAACTGTTCAAGAAGAACTTAGGAATCGAAAAATAATTCTTCCTGGAGTGACTACAATAGAGCGACTCGTGTGGGAAACTCGTCGTAGGGCAGAGGAAAAGATTTTTAAAACCTTAACTGCCACTCTTTCAGTGTGGCAAAAACATAAATTGGATCAACTTATAGATCCTTTTGTGGACAGCAGGAAAACCCCATTAGCATGGTTGAGAGAACTTCCCGGCCAATCATCACCCGATGCCTTTCTGAAAGTAATAGAACGTTTAGAATATATTCGAGAGTTGAAACTCCCATTAAACATGAATGAAGTTCATCCTAATCGATTACTTCAATTATCTCGCATTGGGGCTCGTTATGAACCTCATTCATTTCGTAGATTTAAAGAAAATAAGAAATATGCCATTCTTATAGCATACCTAGTAACACTAAGTCAGGATTTAATTGACCAAGCAATTGAAATTCATGATCGACAAATGATGATTTTACAATCGAAAGGCCGTAAAACACAAGAGGAAATGCAAAGGGAAAATGGAAAAGCAGTTAATGAAAAAGTTGTTCATTTTGCAGATATTGGGGCTGCACTTACCCAAGCACGAGATGAAGGACTTGATCCATTTAGCACCATTGAAAAGGTAATGCCTTGGGATAAAATCGTTGCTTCCGTTGAAGAAGCAAAAAAATTAGCCCGACCAATGGATTATGATTACCTTGATTTGCTAGAGAATCGATTTACTTATTTGAGAAAGTACACCCCTGCTCTTCTGAAATCGTTAGAATTTCGTTCTACAAAAGCAGCAGAACCATTATTACGTGCATTAAAAACATTGAACGAGATGAATAAATCCGGCAAAAGAAAAGTACCAGATGGAGCTCCGTTAGATTTCGTCCCAAAACGATGGGAAAAGCATGTGTATGACGAGGAAGGAATTATTAATCGACATTATTATGAAATGGCTGCCCTAACGGAATTAAAAAATCATATTCGTTCAGGAGACGTATCTGTAGTCGGTAGTAGGCTCCATAAAGACTTTGAGGATTACCTTGTTCCCAAAGATGAATGGACAACAACCAATTTAAAGGAAACTAGACTGGCAGTTCGTTCATCAGCAGAGGAATATCTTGAAGAAAGAAGAAAGGCTCTAGCTGAACGCTTTACATGGATTTCAAATAACCTTGATAGTCTTGAAGGAGTAAATATAGAAAAAGCAAAACTTAGAGTGGATCGTTTAGAAAAGAATACCCCAGAAGATGCACGAACCTTCAGTTTATCCTTATATAATATGCTTCCAAGAATTAAGCTCACTGATCTTTCAATGGAAGTAGCACACTGGACAGGATTTGATGAAATGTTAATACACGCTTCCACCAATCGCCCTCCGAAGGGAGAGGAAAAGGTCATTTTGATGGCTGCACTTATGGCGATGGGAACGAATATTGGGTTGACTAAAATGGCAGATGCTACACCTGGAATTACTTATCACCAGATGGCCAATGCCGCACAATGGCGATTGTATGATGATGCTATAAATCGAGCACAGGAAACTTTGGTAAATTTTCAACACAAACTTGCTTTAGCCTCTTATTGGGGAGATGGCACCACATCTTCATCTGATGGAATGCGAGTACAAGTTGGAGTTTCATCGTTACATGCCGAGGCAAATCCTCATTATGGTACAGGGAAGGGGGCAACCATTTATCGATTTACGAGTGATCAATTTTCATCTTTTTATACGAAAGTCATTAATACAAATGCAAGAGATGCTGTACATGTCATCGATGGACTGCTTCATCATGAAACCGAATTAAATATTGAGGAGCATTATACTGATACGGCTGGTTATACCGATCAAGTTTTTGGTTTAAGTCATTTGTTAGGTTTTCGTTTTGCACCAAGACTTCGTGATTTAGCTGATGCTAAACTATACACCATTCAAAAGCCAAGTGATTTTCCTGATCTAGAAAAATTACTTCGTGGGCGAATTAACACAAAGATTATTCAAAAAAACTTTGATGATGTGCTCCGTTTAGCCCATTCGATTCGAGAAGGAAAAGTGTCTGGTTCGCTGATTATGGGGAAATTAGGGTCATATGCAAGACAAAACAAGTTAGCTACTGCCTTACGAGAAATGGGAAGAATCGAAAAGACTATTTTTATTTTAGATTATATATCTAATGAAGCCCTACGTAGGCGTATTCAGCGAGGATTAAATAAAGGAGAAGCTATGAATGGCTTGGCAAGAGCGTTATTCTTTGGAAAACGAGGCGAATTACGAGAACGAGGACTACAAGATCAACTTCAACGTGCAAGTGCTTTAAACATTATAATTAATGCCATTAGTGTATGGAATACCGTATACCTTACCGAAGCAATAAATTTGTTGAAGGAAAAAGGAGATTTGCGAGAAGACTTGCTAAAACATATTTCACCATTAGGATGGGAGCATATCAATTTTCTTGGTGAATACACCTTTGATATGAAGAAAATAGCTAGTTTAAATTCACTGCGCCCTCTTATTCAATAA
- a CDS encoding recombinase family protein: protein MKVGYARVSTGIQNLDLQLDALKKHGCGEIFTDKISGAKDKRQGLEDALRFVRTGDTLVVWRLDRLGRNMQHLIKIVNDLNDQGVSFHSLQENITMDKASATGQLMFHLFAAFAEFERNLIHERSAAGRAAARARGRLGGRPEKLDKKELEMLKTLVASGTPITDIAQMWGVSRTTVYRYLEKK, encoded by the coding sequence ATGAAGGTAGGATATGCGCGCGTTTCCACAGGTATTCAAAATTTAGATTTACAATTAGATGCGCTTAAAAAACATGGCTGTGGGGAGATATTTACCGATAAGATCAGTGGAGCTAAAGATAAACGACAGGGATTAGAAGATGCTCTCCGTTTTGTTCGAACTGGTGATACTTTAGTGGTCTGGCGCTTAGATCGATTGGGAAGGAATATGCAGCATCTTATTAAGATTGTCAATGATCTCAATGATCAAGGCGTCAGTTTTCATAGTCTGCAAGAAAACATTACGATGGACAAGGCTAGCGCTACGGGACAACTTATGTTTCATCTCTTTGCGGCTTTTGCCGAATTTGAGCGTAATCTTATTCACGAACGTTCGGCAGCCGGACGTGCTGCAGCAAGAGCCAGAGGACGATTAGGAGGAAGACCGGAAAAGTTAGATAAGAAAGAATTAGAGATGTTAAAGACACTAGTGGCAAGTGGGACACCTATTACAGATATTGCCCAAATGTGGGGAGTTTCACGAACAACCGTTTATCGATACCTAGAAAAGAAATAA
- a CDS encoding IS4 family transposase: MDKNTLISSFGKWVSPINIQKLSEQVKELKQDYYTKKLTTEAYIKFLLVAQLLEFKSLEEMSDALVDEDLQKALGFESISASQLSRKNNQINPLILANLFLDLVWKIQRYHYKNGKNMPLKIIDSSTLPLNLTNYKWAKFRKTKAGVKLHLRLVFMDKDTVYPEKAVITTAKEHDRNQLEVLVDDKEAMYVFDRGYVDYERFDRMTDDGYFFVSRLKKNAVIREVYTFSLPDDCHVLSDKMVYIGTTQNRTENVYRLLEVMDTKGNLLRLITNRFDLKAEEISGIYRSRWAIELFFKWLKQHVEIKHFYGMSETAIQNQIFLALITYCLHVLIQLEMKSKKSLLRITRWLKRALWKPAYVWLRKFDGRASP; encoded by the coding sequence ATGGACAAGAATACACTAATTTCATCATTTGGTAAATGGGTTTCACCCATAAATATTCAAAAACTTAGCGAACAAGTCAAAGAATTGAAACAGGACTATTACACAAAAAAGCTGACAACAGAAGCCTATATTAAATTTTTATTGGTAGCCCAACTGCTCGAATTTAAGAGCTTAGAGGAAATGAGTGATGCACTTGTAGACGAAGATCTTCAAAAAGCACTCGGATTTGAATCGATAAGTGCCTCTCAGCTATCCCGAAAAAACAATCAGATCAACCCACTAATTCTTGCAAATTTGTTCTTGGATCTTGTTTGGAAAATTCAACGGTACCATTATAAAAACGGAAAGAATATGCCACTGAAAATCATTGATTCGAGTACACTCCCGTTGAATTTGACCAATTATAAATGGGCAAAATTCCGTAAAACAAAAGCTGGTGTAAAGCTACACTTACGGCTCGTTTTCATGGATAAAGACACCGTCTATCCTGAAAAAGCAGTGATTACGACAGCAAAAGAACATGACCGAAATCAACTCGAAGTCCTAGTGGATGATAAAGAAGCCATGTATGTGTTTGACCGCGGTTATGTGGACTATGAACGTTTTGACCGGATGACAGATGATGGCTATTTCTTCGTTTCAAGACTGAAGAAAAACGCAGTCATTCGTGAAGTCTATACATTTTCACTTCCTGATGATTGTCACGTTCTATCCGATAAAATGGTCTATATTGGTACCACACAAAATCGTACTGAAAATGTCTATCGTCTACTAGAAGTTATGGACACAAAAGGGAACTTACTTCGTTTAATTACCAACCGATTTGATTTAAAAGCAGAAGAGATAAGTGGTATTTACCGATCTCGCTGGGCTATTGAACTCTTTTTCAAATGGCTTAAGCAACACGTAGAAATTAAGCACTTTTATGGAATGAGTGAAACAGCTATTCAAAATCAAATTTTCTTAGCCCTTATCACGTATTGCTTACATGTTCTCATTCAATTGGAGATGAAAAGTAAGAAATCCCTACTTCGAATTACTCGTTGGTTAAAGAGAGCTCTGTGGAAACCAGCTTATGTTTGGTTGCGAAAATTTGATGGGCGAGCCAGTCCATAA
- a CDS encoding IS4 family transposase — MLLILSDEDLQSITEAVGYHDTSRTFTVRTLVDFFLLAALHEWKSFRHGADVAKMYGLPTFHYSTVSKKAKEVPYEVMKRLFALVVSKCNRQTRRSLRFPKALRIVDSTTVTVGKNRLTWAPYHGERSGVKMHVAYSPEQQMPSDIVETVGLRHDGPVGERLTDVQTVLVEDRAYFKIERLDRFVEQKQPFVIRMKDNVEIHQKKSLKRLSSSSSSIVADFTCQLGTKQCRSKKRHRVVIFQDANGHEIRVVTNVLEASAEKIAEMYQERWTVEVFFRWIKQYLNVPTLFGNNEHAVYNQLFAAFIAYVLLRWLYHRTEKRTTSSLTFLSFVRRFFSGQLPLEWKSEMAAVLFEYARIYGSSMPNFG, encoded by the coding sequence ATTTTACTCATACTTTCTGATGAAGATCTCCAGTCGATTACCGAAGCCGTTGGCTACCATGACACTTCGCGGACGTTTACGGTGCGCACGTTGGTTGATTTTTTTCTGCTGGCGGCACTTCACGAATGGAAAAGTTTCCGTCATGGTGCCGATGTGGCGAAAATGTACGGATTGCCGACGTTTCATTACTCGACGGTTTCTAAGAAAGCGAAAGAAGTTCCGTACGAGGTGATGAAGCGCTTATTTGCTTTGGTTGTTTCTAAGTGCAATCGCCAAACCCGCCGTTCGCTTCGCTTTCCAAAAGCATTGCGTATAGTAGACTCCACGACCGTCACCGTGGGGAAAAACCGCCTGACATGGGCACCCTATCATGGGGAACGATCCGGAGTGAAAATGCACGTCGCGTATTCCCCTGAGCAACAAATGCCGAGCGACATCGTAGAAACCGTAGGGTTGCGCCACGATGGACCGGTGGGAGAGCGGCTCACAGACGTACAAACGGTTCTTGTCGAAGATCGAGCGTACTTTAAAATTGAACGCCTCGATCGGTTTGTCGAACAGAAGCAACCGTTTGTGATTCGGATGAAAGACAATGTCGAGATCCATCAAAAAAAGAGCCTAAAGCGCCTTTCTTCCTCCTCTTCTTCTATTGTGGCGGATTTTACTTGCCAGTTAGGAACGAAACAATGTCGTTCCAAAAAGCGCCATCGCGTCGTGATCTTTCAGGATGCGAACGGGCATGAAATCCGTGTGGTCACGAACGTCTTAGAGGCATCGGCGGAAAAGATTGCCGAGATGTATCAAGAACGTTGGACAGTGGAAGTGTTTTTCCGATGGATCAAGCAATATCTAAACGTTCCGACCTTATTTGGCAACAACGAGCATGCGGTATACAACCAACTTTTTGCGGCATTTATCGCTTATGTGTTACTGAGATGGCTATATCATCGAACGGAAAAACGGACAACCTCGTCCCTTACCTTTCTTTCGTTTGTCCGTCGTTTTTTCTCTGGGCAACTTCCTCTCGAATGGAAATCCGAGATGGCAGCTGTCTTATTTGAGTATGCCCGAATATATGGGAGTAGTATGCCTAATTTTGGATAA